Below is a window of Nicotiana tabacum cultivar K326 chromosome 19, ASM71507v2, whole genome shotgun sequence DNA.
CTcaccctaagggggcactaccaagtgatacggtagtacaCCCGAAGGGTGGAAACAACACGGGCCATGCTATGGAGGTGACTACAAGAAGTGGTAGAAgtggagttgctagtacctcCAATCCAAGAAAGATCATGAATGGTGATGTGATTGTGAAAGAAAAGGATGAGACAAGAAATGATGAGAATATGAACGATGAAGTGAGGATAGACATTGATGAAAACTTGGAGGAGACACAAGATgctgtgaacccgtctagggaacacgtgatagacataccgAATCCGGTAGTGCCCACAGCCAAGGatcctttgccaaggcctcctccaccatatcctcaaaggctcgccaagcaaaacaacgagaaccaattcaagaaattcattgatatgatgaaaagctTGTCCATAAATATGCATTTGGTtgaagctctagaacaaatgtcgggatatgccaagttcatgaaggacttggtaacaaagaagaggtcaATGAACTATGAGacgatcaaaatgacacatcaagtgagtgccattgtgcatttcatggctccaaagctagaagatcccggtgcctttacaattccatgcactattggtagtGCCGATTTCACCaaagccttgtgtgatttgggagcgagcattaatttgatgccatattctgtgttcaagacactggggattgggcaaccaagacctacTTCCTTGATGTTGCAAATAGCAGACCGAACAATGACGaggccattggggataattgatgatgtgctagTTTGGTTCGACAAGTTCATACTTCCCGCAAATTTTGTGATACTcgactgtgaggttgactatgaggtgccaaTAATATTGGGGAAACCTTTCCTAGCTACAGGGAAAGctttagttgatgtggaagctggggagctcaccttccgggtgggcaaTAAAAAAGttgtgttccacgtgtgcaagtcaatgaggcaGCCTAATAGCAATGAAGTATGTTcgtttgtggatcttgtgactAAGGTGATTGTTAATGACACAAGTGCTACGATGAATGTGGAAGACCCTTTGGAAGctgtgttgttgaatcatgatgaGAATGAGAAGGAAGGCTTGGTATAATGTGcaaatgctttgcaaggaatgggatcctaCACATATGGACCCCGAAAATTTTCCTTGGaccttgagaaccggaagacttcaccaacaaagccctcaatcgaggagctaCCCACATTGGAGTTGAGGACCTTGCCTtcatacctcaggtatgagttcttaggacCTTGTTCTACATTACCTATTATTCTTTcttcgtgcttaactaacgtgcaagtagattccacccttgcggtgcttcaaagaaggaagaaggcaataggttggacattggaggatattcggggtataagccccaccttttgcatgcacaaaatcatattggaggaagaTGTCAAACCCTCCATGGAACATCAAAGGAAATTGAacgaggccatgcaagaggtagtcaagaaagagatcatcaagtggctagatgtatgggttgtgtaccccatttctgatagttcatggacttcgccggtacaatgtgtcccaaagaagggggcatgactgtgatcacaaatgataggaatgaattgatccccacaagaactgtcaccggttggagggtatg
It encodes the following:
- the LOC142173772 gene encoding uncharacterized protein LOC142173772, which gives rise to MTRPLGIIDDVLVWFDKFILPANFVILDCEVDYEVPIILGKPFLATGKALVDVEAGELTFRVGNKKVVFHVCKSMRQPNSNEVCSFVDLVTKVIVNDTSATMNVEDPLEAVLLNHDENEKEGLV